A DNA window from Loxodonta africana isolate mLoxAfr1 chromosome 7, mLoxAfr1.hap2, whole genome shotgun sequence contains the following coding sequences:
- the TEX54 gene encoding LOW QUALITY PROTEIN: testis-expressed protein 54 (The sequence of the model RefSeq protein was modified relative to this genomic sequence to represent the inferred CDS: deleted 2 bases in 1 codon) encodes MGCCQDKDSDEATREADSVEGGSRDAEEGDRHGRGRGGCPRGMAGGWTGDGKAKLSGLVDPLGTEGTDATDAPSRRNRKSSESLLITVLWRRLSLFSRRGSSRSNKKHSGQSQKPGSQKAENAPERIQEESEKG; translated from the exons ATGGGCTGCTGCCAAGACAAGGACTCCGATGAGGCCACCAGGGAGGCCGACTCCGTGGAAGGTGGGAGCAGAGATGCAGAAGAGGGGGACAGGCACGGGCGCGGGAGAGGAGGCTGCCCCCGCGGTATGGCC GGAGGTTGGACAGGGGATGGTAAAGCAAAGCTCAGCGGCCTCGTGGACCCCCTAGGCACCGAAGGGACTGATGCCACGGACGCCCCGAGCCGCCGGAATCGCAAGTCGAGCGAAAGCCTTCTGATCACTGTGCTGTGGCGGCGGCTATCCCTGTTCAGCCGTCGGGGCTCCTCACGGTCGAACAAGAAGCATTCAGGCCAGAGTCAAAAGCCGGGGAGTCAGAAGGCGGAGAACGCCCCGGAGAGGATCCAGGAGGAGTCAGAAAAGGGGTGA
- the WDR74 gene encoding WD repeat-containing protein 74 isoform X3: MRQDPAHPHVVATGGKENALKVWDLQGSEEPVFRAKNVRNDWLDLRVPIWEQDIQFLPESQKLVTCTGYHQVRVYDPSSPQRRPVLEATYGEYPLTAMTLTPEGNSVIVGNTHGQLAEIDLRQGRLLGCLKGLAGSVRALQCHPSKPLLASCGLDRVLRVHRIRNPRGLEHKVYLKSRLNCLLLSGRDNWEDEPQEPEEPDRVSPEDTETDELWASLEAAAKRKLPNFKQSQGAQQARQRKRPRSTSP, encoded by the exons ATGCGCCAAGACCCAGCACACCCCCATGTGGTTGCCACTGGTGGGAAGGAGAATGCGTTGAAGGTGTGGGACCTGCAGGGGTCTGAGGAACCTGTGTTCAGGGCCAAGAAC GTGCGGAATGACTGGCTTGACTTGCGGGTTCCCATCTGGGAACAGGACATACAGTTCCTCCCTGAATCACAGAAGCTTGTTACCTGTACAGGGTACCACCAG GTCCGTGTCTATGATCCATCCTCCCCCCAGCGCCGGCCAGTCCTTGAGGCCACCTATGGAGAATATCCACTGACAGCCATGACCCTCACTCCTGAGGGCAA TTCGGTGATTGTGGGGAACACGCATGGGCAGCTGGCAGAAATTGACCTTCGGCAAG GGCGCCTCCTAGGCTGTCTAAAGGGGCTGGCAGGCAGTGTCCGAGCGTTGCAGTGCCACCCTTCAAAGCCCCTGTTAGCCTCCTGCGGCCTGGATAGAGTCTTGAGGGTGCACAGGATACGGAACCCACGGGGTCTGGAGCATAAG GTTTATCTCAAGTCTCGGCTGAATTGCCTCCTTCTGTCGGGCAGGGACAACTGGGAG GATGAGCCCCAAGAGCCTGAAGAACCCGACAGGGTGTCCCCAGAAGACACAGAGACGGATGAACTTTGGGCTTCCTTGGAGGCGGCTGCAAAGCGGAAGCTCCCTAATTTCAAGCAGAGCCAAGGGGCCCAACAAGCCAGGCAAAGAAAGAGACCTAGATCCACCAGTCCCTGA